The following proteins are encoded in a genomic region of Syntrophales bacterium:
- a CDS encoding acetyl-CoA C-acetyltransferase, with protein sequence MKDIVIVGGTRTAIGTFGGTLRDVTANQFSPFIVDSVIRNTGIEKNMIDKVILGCCFEGVEHNVARVGLLKAGLPFETTAHQVVATCGSGMQAIMNGIQSISDDDSSCVIAGGVESMSTAPFVLKTARWGMRFKHNECTDAVWKSMQEPPVGPGMGLTAENLAEKYGISREEQDVLALRSQQLAGRAIREGRFRDEISPFPVPQRRGEPKMFDTDEHPKLDTTMEKLAVLPPAFKEGGTVTAGNSSGINDAAAALIIMTRKKAKELGLKPRARFASYAVAGVDPAYMGIGPVPATRKALKRAGWKLDDIELIEINEAFAAQCIACERELGWNRDIVNVNGSGIALGHPVGCTGARIVVTLLYEMEKRNLHRGLATLCAGGGQGFAIIIERD encoded by the coding sequence ATGAAGGACATAGTTATTGTGGGAGGGACGCGCACAGCCATAGGAACATTCGGCGGAACATTAAGGGATGTAACGGCAAACCAGTTTTCGCCGTTCATTGTCGATTCAGTTATCAGAAATACCGGCATAGAGAAGAATATGATCGACAAGGTGATCCTGGGTTGCTGCTTCGAAGGCGTTGAACATAACGTTGCGCGAGTTGGCCTTTTAAAGGCCGGGCTTCCCTTTGAAACCACTGCTCACCAGGTCGTTGCCACCTGCGGATCCGGCATGCAGGCTATAATGAACGGTATTCAAAGCATTTCCGATGACGATTCTTCGTGTGTGATAGCGGGAGGCGTTGAAAGCATGAGCACAGCGCCCTTTGTCCTGAAGACGGCGCGCTGGGGCATGCGTTTTAAACATAATGAATGTACCGATGCAGTCTGGAAATCTATGCAGGAACCTCCCGTGGGGCCAGGAATGGGACTGACTGCGGAAAATTTGGCAGAAAAGTATGGCATCTCCCGGGAAGAGCAGGATGTTCTTGCATTGCGAAGTCAGCAATTGGCCGGCAGAGCTATCAGGGAAGGACGTTTCCGGGACGAGATATCGCCGTTTCCAGTCCCTCAGCGCAGGGGGGAGCCTAAAATGTTTGACACCGATGAACACCCGAAACTGGATACGACCATGGAAAAGCTGGCCGTACTTCCACCTGCGTTTAAAGAAGGTGGTACAGTGACAGCAGGTAACTCCAGCGGCATCAATGATGCGGCTGCGGCTCTCATAATTATGACGAGGAAAAAAGCGAAAGAGCTGGGCCTAAAGCCCCGTGCGCGCTTTGCGAGTTATGCTGTTGCTGGTGTTGATCCGGCATATATGGGTATCGGTCCGGTTCCTGCAACCAGAAAAGCCTTAAAGCGAGCCGGCTGGAAGCTCGATGATATTGAGCTTATCGAGATCAACGAAGCATTTGCAGCCCAGTGCATAGCCTGTGAGCGGGAGCTGGGCTGGAATCGCGACATAGTCAACGTGAATGGAAGCGGTATTGCCTTGGGGCACCCGGTAGGATGCACGGGCGCCAGAATAGTGGTTACCCTTCTCTATGAGATGGAGAAAAGAAATTTACACAGAGGGCTTGCAACACTCTGCGCAGGGGGCGGCCAGGGGTTTGCGATAATCATAGAAAGAGATTAG